A single genomic interval of Hydractinia symbiolongicarpus strain clone_291-10 chromosome 8, HSymV2.1, whole genome shotgun sequence harbors:
- the LOC130654692 gene encoding eyes absent homolog 2-like isoform X2, which produces MTMTEVERTSLHAEDDGEEDDDELLTPREKHSRLDSESIDDVFTNAYHKSSSSESISQSISPKKSGSENSAGYHETNVKGLIGGLNTAPNMAVTTSSSIVLPSFINGGQHSYSLDAFDPCSSLTKQYHNASSLLQNFSASRAYFDNAGKYIDNTGKYFDNKYFTGQASDFSSLLTKNSVSTSSYPFIPNNISGFAPPQNIIGSKSSFQQFSAGFQTLTTSSFSTLGSNSYSSAFNVPYFNSKLTTSDTVNNNYLYPASLFNNSKLPPYTQSQSSTQIYPPYGNNSLFQTGVVNSPLLGSTVTEPDNNVSNYNQSPMLHSSGNNTQSANTTESIPVGLHSPTSPFSPTIPLMGSSANAMPSNQNSGFDARLNYQNDSAYNNVYCDINQQQQNISYDNPEKYGRRKHKLPQNVKKVTTKSKKSLQLEPDHGLERIFIWDLDETIIIFHSLITGEYASKFGKDVPSTASLGLRIEELVYHIAASHLFFSDLEEYIQIHIDDVSADDNGQDLSDYNFESDGFNSGSSSNMLHFPAAGRRGVDWMRKLAFRYRRVKELYSLYRSNVDEFLGTSKKDQWISLQVELEQLSDSWHTLANKCLSAINRRSNCVNILVSSSHLIPTLAKSMLYGLGSLFPIENIYSAAKVGKESCFQRVQSRFGRKCTYVVVGNGREEEVSSKQLGFPFWRITNHGDLINLQQALELGHL; this is translated from the exons atGACAATGACAGAAGTTGAAAGAACATCTTTACATGCAGAAGATGATGGGgaagaagatgatgatgaaCTTCTCACTCCAAGG GAAAAGCATTCTCGGCTTGACAGTGAGAGTATTGATGATGTATTTACCAATGCATA TCATAAATCTTCTTCAAGTGAATCTATATCTCAAAGCATTTCACCTAAAAAGAGCGGCTCAGAAAACAGTGCAGGATATCACGAAACTAATGTAAAAGGACTGATCGGTGGACTAAACACAGCTCCAAATATGGCAGTAACAACTAGCAGTTCAATAGTATTACCATCTTTTATCAACGGCGGACAGCACAGCTATTCACTGGATGCATTTGATCCATGTAGCAGTTTAACAAAACAATACCATAACGCAAGTAGCTTGTTGCAAAATTTTTCAGCCAGTCGAGCATACTTTGACAATGCAGGAAAATACATTGATAATACTGGGAAGTATTTtgacaataaatattttactgGACAGGCATCTGATTTTAGTAGTCTCCTAACAAAAAATTCTGTATCAACATCTAGTTACCCATTTATTCCCAACAATATATCTGGATTTGCACCTCCACAAAACATTATTGGTTCGAAATCATCTTTTCAACAATTCTCTGCTGGGTTTCAGACATTAACAACAAGTTCTTTTTCAACGTTAGGTTCAAACAGTTATTCTTCTGCTTTTAATGTACCATATTTCAATTCGAAACTTACTACATCAGACACTGTAAACAACAACTATTTATATCCTGCAAGTTTGTTCAACAACAGCAAGTTGCCACCATATACACAATCTCAAAGTTCAACTCAAATTTATCCTCCTTATGGAAACAATAGTTTATTTCAAACAGGTGTTGTTAACTCGCCTTTGTTAGGCTCTACCGTAACAGAACCTGATAACAATGTGTCAAATTATAACCAATCACCAATGTTACACAGTAGTGGGAACAATACACAAAGTGCAAACACAACTGAATCAATTCCAGTTGGATTACATTCTCCAA cTTCGCCATTTTCCCCAACAATTCCGTTGATGGGTTCTTCAGCTAATGCAATGCCATCAAATCAAAATTCTGGTTTTGATGCACGACTGAATTACCAA aatgacTCTGCTTATAATAATGTTTACTGTGATataaatcaacaacaacaaaatatttcgtACGATAATCCTGAAAAGTATGGACGCAGAAAACATAAATTACCACAAAATGTGAAGAAAGTTACTACAAAGTCCAAAAAGTCTTTACAACTTGAACCTGATCATGGTCTAGAA AGAATCTTCATTTGGGATTTAGACGAGACAATTATAATTTTTCATTCTTTGATCACTGGAGAGTATGCTTCCAAATTTGGAAAG gatgTCCCTTCCACCGCTTCACTAGGTTTGCGAATCGAAGAACTTGTTTACCATATAGCTGCATCACATTTGTTTTTCTCTGATTTAGAG GAGTATATCCAAATTCACATCGATGATGTTTCTGCTGATGACAACGGACAAGATTTGAG CGACTACAACTTTGAGTCTGATGGTTTTAATAGTGGCTCTTCTTCTAACATGTTACACTTTCCCGCTGCTGGTAGGCGGGGTGTTGATTGGATGCGCAAACTAGCTTTCAGATATCGACGTGTGAAGGAACTGTACAGCTTGTATCGCAGCAATGTTGATG aatttcttggAACCAGCAAAAAAGACCAATGGATTTCACTGCAGGTTGAGCTGGAACAACTTTCTGATTCATGGCACACGTTGGCTAACAAGTGTTTAAGTGCTATTAATCGACG aaGTAACTGCGTGAATATTTTGGTCTCATCAAGTCATCTAATTCCTACGCTTGCGAAGAGCATGCTGTATGGTCTTGGTAGCTTATTTCCCATCGAAAATATTTATTCAGCTGCAAAAGTTG GAAAAGAATCGTGCTTTCAACGTGTGCAAAGTAGATTTGGTCGAAAGTGTACCTATGTTGTCGTTGGGAATGGAAGGGAGGAAGAAGTATCAAGCAAGCAG CTTGGCTTCCCGTTTTGGAGGATAACAAACCACGGAGATTTAATAAATTTGCAACAAGCTTTAGAATTAGGTCACTTATGA
- the LOC130655550 gene encoding DNA ligase 1-like, translating to MKQQTKLKKKMQQKKLKEKKMQQKKLKEKKMQQKKLKEKKMQQKKLKEKKMEQKKLKEKKMQQKKLKEKKMQQKKLKEKKMQQKKLKEKKM from the coding sequence ATGAAACAACAGACAAAGTTGAAGAAGAAGATGCAACAGAAGAAGTTGAAAGAGAAGAAGATGCAACAGAAGAAGTTGAAAGAGAAGAAGATGCAACAGAAGAAGTTGAAAGAGAAGAAGATGCAACAGAAGAAGTTGAAAGAGAAGAAGATGGAACAGAAGAAGTTGAAAGAGAAGAAGATGCAACAGAAGAAGTTAAAAGAGAAGAAGATGCAACAGAAGAAGTTGAAAGAGAAGAAGATGCAACAGAAGAAGTTGAAAGAGAAGAAGATGTAA
- the LOC130654692 gene encoding eyes absent homolog 2-like isoform X1, producing the protein MTMTEVERTSLHAEDDGEEDDDELLTPREKHSRLDSESIDDVFTNAYHKSSSSESISQSISPKKSGSENSAGYHETNVKGLIGGLNTAPNMAVTTSSSIVLPSFINGGQHSYSLDAFDPCSSLTKQYHNASSLLQNFSASRAYFDNAGKYIDNTGKYFDNKYFTGQASDFSSLLTKNSVSTSSYPFIPNNISGFAPPQNIIGSKSSFQQFSAGFQTLTTSSFSTLGSNSYSSAFNVPYFNSKLTTSDTVNNNYLYPASLFNNSKLPPYTQSQSSTQIYPPYGNNSLFQTGVVNSPLLGSTVTEPDNNVSNYNQSPMLHSSGNNTQSANTTESIPVGLHSPTSPFSPTIPLMGSSANAMPSNQNSGFDARLNYQNDSAYNNVYCDINQQQQNISYDNPEKYGRRKHKLPQNVKKVTTKSKKSLQLEPDHGLERIFIWDLDETIIIFHSLITGEYASKFGKDVPSTASLGLRIEELVYHIAASHLFFSDLEYMIYTSAQEYIQIHIDDVSADDNGQDLSDYNFESDGFNSGSSSNMLHFPAAGRRGVDWMRKLAFRYRRVKELYSLYRSNVDEFLGTSKKDQWISLQVELEQLSDSWHTLANKCLSAINRRSNCVNILVSSSHLIPTLAKSMLYGLGSLFPIENIYSAAKVGKESCFQRVQSRFGRKCTYVVVGNGREEEVSSKQLGFPFWRITNHGDLINLQQALELGHL; encoded by the exons atGACAATGACAGAAGTTGAAAGAACATCTTTACATGCAGAAGATGATGGGgaagaagatgatgatgaaCTTCTCACTCCAAGG GAAAAGCATTCTCGGCTTGACAGTGAGAGTATTGATGATGTATTTACCAATGCATA TCATAAATCTTCTTCAAGTGAATCTATATCTCAAAGCATTTCACCTAAAAAGAGCGGCTCAGAAAACAGTGCAGGATATCACGAAACTAATGTAAAAGGACTGATCGGTGGACTAAACACAGCTCCAAATATGGCAGTAACAACTAGCAGTTCAATAGTATTACCATCTTTTATCAACGGCGGACAGCACAGCTATTCACTGGATGCATTTGATCCATGTAGCAGTTTAACAAAACAATACCATAACGCAAGTAGCTTGTTGCAAAATTTTTCAGCCAGTCGAGCATACTTTGACAATGCAGGAAAATACATTGATAATACTGGGAAGTATTTtgacaataaatattttactgGACAGGCATCTGATTTTAGTAGTCTCCTAACAAAAAATTCTGTATCAACATCTAGTTACCCATTTATTCCCAACAATATATCTGGATTTGCACCTCCACAAAACATTATTGGTTCGAAATCATCTTTTCAACAATTCTCTGCTGGGTTTCAGACATTAACAACAAGTTCTTTTTCAACGTTAGGTTCAAACAGTTATTCTTCTGCTTTTAATGTACCATATTTCAATTCGAAACTTACTACATCAGACACTGTAAACAACAACTATTTATATCCTGCAAGTTTGTTCAACAACAGCAAGTTGCCACCATATACACAATCTCAAAGTTCAACTCAAATTTATCCTCCTTATGGAAACAATAGTTTATTTCAAACAGGTGTTGTTAACTCGCCTTTGTTAGGCTCTACCGTAACAGAACCTGATAACAATGTGTCAAATTATAACCAATCACCAATGTTACACAGTAGTGGGAACAATACACAAAGTGCAAACACAACTGAATCAATTCCAGTTGGATTACATTCTCCAA cTTCGCCATTTTCCCCAACAATTCCGTTGATGGGTTCTTCAGCTAATGCAATGCCATCAAATCAAAATTCTGGTTTTGATGCACGACTGAATTACCAA aatgacTCTGCTTATAATAATGTTTACTGTGATataaatcaacaacaacaaaatatttcgtACGATAATCCTGAAAAGTATGGACGCAGAAAACATAAATTACCACAAAATGTGAAGAAAGTTACTACAAAGTCCAAAAAGTCTTTACAACTTGAACCTGATCATGGTCTAGAA AGAATCTTCATTTGGGATTTAGACGAGACAATTATAATTTTTCATTCTTTGATCACTGGAGAGTATGCTTCCAAATTTGGAAAG gatgTCCCTTCCACCGCTTCACTAGGTTTGCGAATCGAAGAACTTGTTTACCATATAGCTGCATCACATTTGTTTTTCTCTGATTTAGAG TACATGATATATACTTCTGCTCAGGAGTATATCCAAATTCACATCGATGATGTTTCTGCTGATGACAACGGACAAGATTTGAG CGACTACAACTTTGAGTCTGATGGTTTTAATAGTGGCTCTTCTTCTAACATGTTACACTTTCCCGCTGCTGGTAGGCGGGGTGTTGATTGGATGCGCAAACTAGCTTTCAGATATCGACGTGTGAAGGAACTGTACAGCTTGTATCGCAGCAATGTTGATG aatttcttggAACCAGCAAAAAAGACCAATGGATTTCACTGCAGGTTGAGCTGGAACAACTTTCTGATTCATGGCACACGTTGGCTAACAAGTGTTTAAGTGCTATTAATCGACG aaGTAACTGCGTGAATATTTTGGTCTCATCAAGTCATCTAATTCCTACGCTTGCGAAGAGCATGCTGTATGGTCTTGGTAGCTTATTTCCCATCGAAAATATTTATTCAGCTGCAAAAGTTG GAAAAGAATCGTGCTTTCAACGTGTGCAAAGTAGATTTGGTCGAAAGTGTACCTATGTTGTCGTTGGGAATGGAAGGGAGGAAGAAGTATCAAGCAAGCAG CTTGGCTTCCCGTTTTGGAGGATAACAAACCACGGAGATTTAATAAATTTGCAACAAGCTTTAGAATTAGGTCACTTATGA